From a single Trueperaceae bacterium genomic region:
- a CDS encoding DnaJ domain-containing protein, producing the protein MTSTATNPYQVLGVERTATQDEIKSAYRKLALQYHPDRNPGDKQAEEKFKAVSEAYATLRDPESRARFDRYGNAGGRPDFETVDWQTIFREAEINVDWDLHRGMPKTGNAVFDMLFGAVTGMMRSSGLLPGEHRDISVDLPVPLARSGGSVRVRVPGPSICPTCRGSGRARGGTCPACGGRGQQRGGSLVDVEVPPGVKPGTKLRLRGLGGPGTPPGDVFVTLGVDLPEGVVRRGGDLLAELFVTAWELDRGVNSEVLGMPVRIPAGTRDGSTLRFTSGGLGGDLLLTVREDLWRGLRRMGKDRLQQLTRGGLPLAAKE; encoded by the coding sequence GTGACTAGCACCGCCACGAACCCTTACCAGGTGCTGGGTGTCGAGCGGACCGCGACTCAGGACGAGATCAAGTCGGCTTACCGCAAACTGGCGCTGCAGTACCACCCGGATCGGAACCCGGGTGACAAGCAGGCCGAGGAGAAGTTCAAGGCGGTGTCCGAGGCGTACGCCACCCTACGTGACCCCGAGTCGCGAGCCAGGTTCGACCGCTACGGCAACGCCGGTGGCAGGCCCGACTTCGAAACCGTCGATTGGCAGACGATCTTCCGGGAAGCGGAGATCAACGTCGACTGGGATCTGCACCGTGGCATGCCCAAGACCGGCAACGCCGTCTTCGACATGCTCTTCGGCGCCGTCACCGGGATGATGCGTAGCAGCGGTCTGTTGCCGGGAGAGCACCGCGACATCTCGGTCGATCTGCCGGTACCGCTGGCGCGCAGCGGCGGTTCGGTGAGAGTGAGAGTGCCGGGTCCGAGCATCTGTCCCACCTGTCGCGGGAGCGGTCGCGCCCGCGGCGGAACCTGTCCCGCCTGCGGGGGACGCGGTCAGCAGCGTGGCGGGAGCCTCGTCGACGTAGAGGTGCCGCCGGGGGTGAAGCCGGGAACGAAGCTGCGGCTCCGTGGTCTGGGCGGCCCCGGCACTCCGCCCGGAGACGTGTTCGTCACACTCGGGGTCGACCTTCCAGAAGGTGTAGTCCGGCGCGGTGGCGATCTGCTGGCCGAACTGTTCGTCACCGCCTGGGAACTCGACCGTGGCGTCAACAGCGAGGTGCTCGGCATGCCTGTGCGCATCCCGGCCGGTACCAGGGATGGAAGCACTCTCAGGTTCACCTCCGGCGGCCTGGGGGGCGACCTGCTGCTCACGGTGAGGGAGGACCTGTGGCGGGGCCTGCGCAGGATGGGTAAGGATCGGTTGCAGCAACTCACCCGGGGAGGGCTGCCGCTCGCGGCGAAGGAGTGA
- a CDS encoding cation diffusion facilitator family transporter, with the protein MTIIRRATLVTLAASLLVLATKLAAFMLTGSVALLSDGAESLVNVAAAAAVIYAVRLARRPPDYEHPYGHAKAEYISGALEGSLILVAAGVILATAAPRLLEPPRLESVRVGVLMVAAASVVNAATAWYLRRVTRRHHSPALEATSRHLITDLWTSVGVVLSVVLVDLTGLALLDPVIALLVGLHIMREGWSVTAGAMSSLLDIRLPEEEEGALMEILQQEPEVLGFHRLRSRRSGINRFLEVDIFVDPRLDVRDAHDIATALEDRIAEVLPNLTATLHIEPYLEGKRDVTLTPREEFEPGRT; encoded by the coding sequence GTGACGATCATCCGACGTGCGACCCTGGTGACCCTGGCTGCGTCACTGCTGGTGCTGGCGACCAAGCTTGCGGCGTTCATGCTGACGGGGTCGGTCGCTCTGCTCTCCGACGGCGCCGAATCGCTGGTGAACGTAGCAGCGGCGGCAGCGGTCATCTACGCGGTGCGACTCGCCAGGCGCCCACCCGACTACGAACACCCGTACGGACACGCCAAGGCCGAATACATATCAGGGGCCCTCGAGGGGAGCCTTATCCTCGTGGCGGCCGGGGTCATCCTCGCAACCGCGGCTCCCAGGCTCCTCGAACCACCTCGGCTGGAGAGCGTGCGGGTAGGGGTCCTCATGGTAGCCGCCGCGTCGGTAGTCAACGCGGCAACCGCCTGGTACCTCCGGCGGGTGACCAGGCGCCATCACTCGCCGGCTCTGGAGGCGACCTCACGTCATCTGATCACCGACCTGTGGACCTCGGTCGGGGTGGTCCTCTCGGTGGTTCTGGTCGATCTGACCGGGCTCGCACTGCTCGACCCGGTGATCGCACTCCTCGTCGGGTTGCACATAATGCGTGAGGGCTGGAGCGTCACCGCGGGGGCGATGTCGAGCCTCCTAGACATCAGGCTTCCCGAGGAAGAGGAGGGGGCCCTCATGGAGATCCTGCAGCAGGAGCCGGAGGTATTGGGTTTCCACAGGTTGCGCTCGAGGCGTTCGGGGATAAACCGCTTCCTGGAGGTGGACATCTTCGTCGATCCCCGGCTGGACGTGAGGGACGCTCACGATATCGCTACTGCCCTGGAAGACCGGATCGCGGAGGTTCTGCCGAACCTCACGGCCACGCTTCACATAGAGCCCTACCTGGAGGGCAAGCGGGACGTGACGCTGACCCCGAGGGAGGAGTTCGAGCCGGGCCGCACCTGA
- a CDS encoding helix-turn-helix transcriptional regulator translates to MAEDDNNTIDRNVDNQAAIDRDKPLYVISVAAELVDMHPQTLRLYERKGLIEPSRSAGKTRLYSQRDIEQLREIRRLTQELGVNLAGVEEIIKLRRKLDQLQDNMENRITELQGALQDRMKSFREALPSPTDGSGENEG, encoded by the coding sequence ATGGCCGAGGACGACAACAACACGATTGACCGCAACGTCGACAACCAGGCCGCCATCGACCGGGACAAGCCGCTCTACGTGATCAGCGTGGCAGCCGAACTAGTCGACATGCACCCTCAGACCTTGCGCCTCTACGAACGGAAGGGGCTCATCGAGCCGAGCCGCAGCGCCGGCAAGACGAGGCTCTACTCCCAACGCGACATCGAACAGTTGCGAGAGATCCGCCGGCTCACCCAGGAGCTGGGCGTGAACCTCGCCGGGGTGGAGGAGATCATCAAGCTGAGGCGCAAGCTCGACCAGCTCCAGGACAACATGGAGAACCGCATCACCGAGCTCCAGGGCGCCCTCCAGGACCGGATGAAGAGCTTCCGTGAAGCCCTTCCTTCGCCGACTGACGGCTCCGGAGAGAACGAAGGCTGA
- a CDS encoding YebC/PmpR family DNA-binding transcriptional regulator: MAGHSKWAQIKRKKAANDKARGKVISKHIRAIQSAVREGGSGDPSVNLNLKNALAAAKSDDVPADNIDRAVERALGGAEGGDFEPAVYEGYGPAGVAVLIEALTDNKNRTAAEVRHVFSKHGGNMSGSTAWQFESRGVIVVPDTSERTQEMAIELGAVDLEVEDDALTIFTAPTELYAVADALQKAGIEPEVSQLTKVPQTETQLADSEAQKVLNFLDSLEELDDVQDVYTTADLGSVSVAG; encoded by the coding sequence TTGGCAGGTCACAGCAAATGGGCCCAGATCAAGCGCAAGAAAGCCGCTAACGACAAGGCCCGCGGCAAGGTCATCAGCAAGCATATCCGTGCGATCCAGAGCGCAGTCAGGGAGGGGGGCAGCGGCGACCCGTCGGTCAACCTGAACCTCAAGAACGCCCTGGCGGCCGCGAAGAGCGACGACGTGCCGGCTGACAACATCGACCGTGCCGTCGAGCGCGCCCTGGGCGGTGCAGAAGGCGGAGATTTCGAACCGGCTGTCTACGAAGGCTACGGACCTGCCGGAGTAGCGGTGCTGATCGAAGCGCTCACCGACAACAAGAACCGTACGGCTGCCGAGGTTCGTCACGTGTTCAGCAAGCATGGCGGAAACATGTCCGGGTCTACGGCGTGGCAGTTCGAGTCGCGGGGAGTGATAGTCGTTCCAGACACGAGCGAGCGGACACAGGAGATGGCCATCGAACTGGGCGCCGTGGACCTCGAGGTCGAGGATGACGCACTGACCATCTTCACCGCGCCCACCGAACTCTACGCGGTGGCCGATGCCCTGCAGAAGGCCGGCATCGAGCCGGAAGTGAGCCAGTTGACCAAGGTGCCCCAGACCGAAACGCAGCTCGCCGACTCGGAGGCGCAGAAGGTACTCAATTTCCTCGACAGCCTCGAGGAACTAGACGACGTCCAGGACGTGTACACAACTGCCGACCTGGGTTCGGTTAGCGTGGCCGGCTGA
- the smc gene encoding chromosome segregation protein SMC codes for MRLTSLTLHGFKSFGNRTTVEFAPGITAIVGPNGSGKSNVIDALKWASGGGRASEFRAGEKTDLIFHGASGKRSLGYAEVELELRGGQSKVTVFRSLHRDGTGRLRLNGKNARFLDIDEELAGSGLGKSGLAIIGQGEVSGVLMADPAKLLQYVAEAAGVARLAGRREQTEDRLATARTHLERLEDLMQELERQIGRLQEEAQGAKRHAELTRDSLRLRYTLAMLREASLRSEIGALREDKGKLEAEVAEARSELEAGRGELSASRQAQSESERAYREAMAQSEARRGDVRVAAARVENLEARSRDLELQRSAVGEELGSLERLEAPLEPDVDVARLEAAQAEAEAQLGIALEERSSAESEARTAREEHERLRNVAHAAAQQSAALESRREALHRELAEIERQAAELEERGRDGSELEQQEARAQELRDRHLRLGEELSALRGKLEEAQARHANALAEAQARGRAAERSRQAFEARRGYAQGPRTALSSGIRGIHGSVADLLRVPDEYLGAVGAALGRRMEYVVVDNAGTGQKVLDAVRKGGGFVTVLPLDLVDGRAVPLAERLRDEPGVIGMASDLIDADERFAPVARQLLGNTMIVRTMADAVAIARRERSRPRMVTLEGDIVESYGAMSGGKRQAQAGVLGAAAELEDAEAAAAEATGSARRAEAELTELQARARDLIEREAEGRRLLDEAAAVLSRLREEEAARRELLAEVARRHQRACDELEGMEAPLSHVDEERLEAAATALAECEAKLESCRERVEERQRELAERRQERLLAAERQQAFEAARAQYRRDLERREALEGRRRTLEQESERTAVELDRARQALEEARAAVPSDLEEKEQAYRLAAESLAALEERLTRLTEAQAARGEALERINVTLARREAAWELANEELAAFPGGIPTMDGSERALKAQLSDATAELEALGAVNHRAGLELEQEEARLASLREESEKAQLAIDELATTLEKLDNETNTRLEAGVTGLRDGFRKHVIELFGENAEADIEVEREEGRPVGLRIRLQPPGKQTRQLNLLSVGERTMGAMAFLFALMSGGGQQGLPIAVLDEVDAPLDEANIRRYCDFLTRLAQRGTQFILITHQKATFEVADVMWGVTTEQGVSRVFSIARSEAVAVG; via the coding sequence GTGCGGCTGACTTCGCTGACCCTCCACGGTTTCAAGAGCTTCGGCAACCGCACGACCGTCGAGTTCGCCCCCGGTATCACGGCGATCGTCGGTCCCAACGGATCGGGCAAGAGCAACGTCATCGACGCGCTCAAATGGGCCAGCGGCGGCGGTCGAGCCTCGGAGTTCAGGGCCGGCGAGAAGACCGACCTGATCTTCCATGGAGCGTCCGGCAAGCGGTCGCTGGGCTACGCCGAGGTCGAGCTCGAACTGCGCGGCGGACAGAGCAAGGTGACGGTCTTCCGCAGCCTCCATCGCGACGGTACCGGCAGACTCCGATTGAACGGCAAGAACGCCCGCTTCCTCGACATCGATGAGGAGCTGGCGGGGAGCGGCCTGGGCAAGAGCGGGTTGGCGATCATCGGTCAGGGTGAGGTGAGCGGCGTGCTGATGGCCGATCCCGCCAAGCTCCTGCAGTATGTGGCCGAAGCCGCCGGCGTGGCGAGGCTGGCCGGGAGACGGGAGCAGACCGAGGACCGTCTGGCGACCGCCAGGACTCACCTCGAACGCCTCGAGGACCTGATGCAGGAGCTCGAGCGCCAGATCGGGAGGTTGCAGGAGGAAGCGCAGGGGGCGAAGCGGCACGCCGAGCTGACCCGCGACTCACTGCGCCTCCGCTACACCCTCGCGATGCTCCGCGAAGCGAGCCTGCGCTCGGAGATCGGGGCTCTCAGGGAGGACAAGGGCAAACTCGAGGCCGAAGTAGCCGAAGCCCGCAGCGAACTGGAGGCCGGCCGCGGGGAGTTGAGCGCCAGCCGCCAGGCGCAGAGCGAAAGCGAACGCGCCTACCGCGAGGCGATGGCGCAGAGTGAAGCCCGGCGCGGGGATGTTCGTGTCGCCGCCGCCCGCGTCGAGAACCTGGAGGCGCGCTCGCGCGACCTCGAACTGCAGCGGTCCGCGGTAGGGGAGGAACTCGGCTCTCTCGAACGGCTCGAGGCGCCGCTGGAGCCCGACGTCGACGTCGCGCGGCTGGAGGCGGCGCAGGCCGAAGCAGAAGCCCAGCTCGGGATCGCCCTCGAGGAACGCTCTTCCGCCGAGTCGGAGGCGCGTACCGCCCGTGAGGAGCATGAACGGCTCAGGAATGTCGCCCATGCGGCGGCGCAGCAGAGCGCGGCGCTGGAGAGCCGGCGCGAGGCGTTGCACAGAGAACTCGCCGAGATCGAGCGCCAGGCCGCCGAGCTGGAGGAGCGGGGCCGGGACGGCAGCGAACTCGAGCAGCAGGAGGCGCGGGCGCAGGAGCTGCGTGATCGCCACCTGCGGCTGGGGGAGGAACTCTCGGCCCTGCGCGGCAAGCTGGAGGAGGCGCAGGCGCGTCACGCCAACGCGTTGGCCGAGGCTCAGGCCCGCGGGCGGGCGGCCGAACGCAGCCGCCAGGCGTTCGAGGCCCGCCGCGGCTACGCTCAGGGACCGCGGACCGCGCTCTCCAGCGGGATCCGCGGGATCCACGGCTCGGTCGCCGATCTGCTGCGAGTACCCGACGAGTACCTCGGCGCGGTCGGAGCGGCCCTGGGCCGCCGTATGGAGTACGTGGTCGTCGACAACGCGGGCACCGGCCAGAAGGTGCTCGACGCAGTGCGCAAGGGCGGCGGCTTCGTAACGGTCCTGCCCCTCGACCTGGTGGACGGTCGCGCCGTCCCGCTCGCCGAGCGTCTGCGGGACGAACCAGGAGTGATCGGCATGGCCAGCGATCTCATCGACGCCGACGAGCGCTTCGCCCCGGTGGCGCGCCAACTCCTGGGCAACACGATGATCGTGAGGACGATGGCCGACGCGGTCGCGATCGCCCGCCGAGAGAGATCTCGACCTCGGATGGTGACGTTGGAGGGGGACATCGTCGAGAGCTACGGGGCGATGAGCGGCGGTAAGCGGCAGGCCCAGGCCGGGGTGCTGGGAGCTGCCGCGGAGCTGGAGGATGCCGAGGCGGCTGCCGCCGAGGCGACCGGGTCGGCTCGACGAGCCGAGGCCGAACTCACCGAACTCCAGGCCAGGGCGCGTGACCTCATAGAACGGGAGGCAGAGGGCCGAAGGCTGCTTGACGAGGCTGCGGCCGTTCTCTCGAGGCTGCGTGAGGAGGAGGCCGCCAGACGGGAGCTGCTGGCCGAGGTGGCACGCCGGCACCAGCGAGCCTGCGACGAATTGGAGGGCATGGAAGCGCCACTCTCGCACGTCGACGAGGAGCGGCTGGAGGCGGCTGCCACGGCCCTCGCCGAATGCGAAGCGAAACTCGAGTCGTGCCGGGAGAGGGTAGAGGAGCGCCAACGGGAGCTCGCCGAGAGGCGTCAGGAGCGTCTGCTGGCCGCGGAGCGACAGCAGGCGTTCGAGGCGGCGAGGGCTCAGTATCGTCGCGACCTCGAGCGGCGGGAGGCTCTCGAGGGGCGGCGCCGGACGCTCGAGCAGGAGTCGGAGCGAACCGCGGTCGAACTCGACCGGGCGCGCCAGGCGCTCGAGGAGGCGAGGGCCGCCGTCCCCTCCGACCTCGAGGAGAAGGAGCAGGCGTACCGACTAGCCGCCGAAAGTCTGGCCGCTCTAGAGGAGCGGCTCACCAGGCTCACCGAGGCGCAAGCGGCGAGAGGCGAGGCTCTGGAGAGGATCAACGTCACGCTGGCCCGACGCGAAGCGGCCTGGGAACTCGCCAACGAGGAGCTCGCCGCCTTCCCCGGCGGCATCCCTACGATGGACGGCTCGGAGCGAGCGCTAAAGGCGCAGCTCTCGGACGCCACCGCCGAGCTGGAGGCCCTGGGCGCGGTCAACCACCGAGCCGGACTGGAGCTCGAGCAGGAGGAGGCCCGCCTGGCCTCTCTGCGGGAGGAGTCGGAGAAGGCGCAACTGGCCATCGACGAGCTCGCCACCACTCTCGAGAAGCTCGACAACGAGACGAACACCAGGCTGGAAGCCGGCGTGACCGGGCTGCGGGACGGCTTCCGCAAGCACGTGATCGAGCTGTTCGGCGAGAACGCCGAGGCAGATATAGAAGTCGAGCGCGAGGAGGGCAGGCCGGTGGGCCTGCGCATACGGCTGCAGCCTCCCGGCAAGCAGACCCGCCAGCTCAACCTCCTCTCGGTAGGCGAGCGGACGATGGGCGCGATGGCGTTCCTCTTCGCTCTCATGTCGGGAGGCGGTCAGCAAGGGCTGCCGATAGCGGTTCTCGACGAAGTAGACGCCCCGCTGGATGAGGCCAACATCCGCCGCTACTGCGACTTCCTGACGCGACTCGCGCAGCGAGGCACCCAGTTCATCCTCATCACCCATCAGAAGGCGACCTTCGAGGTGGCCGACGTCATGTGGGGAGTCACCACCGAGCAGGGGGTGAGCCGGGTCTTCTCGATCGCCCGGTCGGAGGCCGTAGCCGTTGGCTGA
- the ugpB gene encoding sn-glycerol-3-phosphate ABC transporter substrate-binding protein UgpB translates to MLRMRLLVVLTLAALVAAPAAAQTEIVWWHAMGGALGEKVNEIAAGFNESQDEYVVTPVYRGSYAETMTGAIAAFRAGEQPHIVQVFEVGTATMMAAEGGIYPVHELMGKYAEGWNPDAYLPAVISYYVSDEGNLLSLPFNSSTPVLWYNQDALDELGLEVPTTWEELEAAANTAVENGWECGMTSAWQTWIQLENFSAWHDLPFATLNNGYGGLGTEMAIDNEGVINHIAQLQRMTENNAFVYPGRESAGEPMFLNQECVFFFNSSAGYGAINTGADFEFGQTMMPVDTRIREEPQNSIIGGATLWVLQGHEEEEYRGVARFFEYLSTPEVQADWHQFTGYVPITLAAYELSQEQGFYEENPGTDTAIKQLTLNEPTPNSRGIRLGNFVQIRTVMDEELEAVWSGQKTPEEAINAIVQRGNELLRQFERANR, encoded by the coding sequence ATGCTGAGAATGCGTCTGCTTGTCGTTCTGACCCTCGCTGCCCTGGTGGCGGCGCCGGCAGCCGCCCAGACCGAGATCGTCTGGTGGCACGCCATGGGCGGCGCCCTCGGGGAGAAGGTCAACGAGATCGCTGCCGGTTTCAACGAGAGTCAGGACGAGTACGTCGTCACGCCCGTCTACCGGGGTAGCTACGCCGAGACGATGACGGGTGCGATCGCCGCCTTCCGTGCGGGCGAACAACCGCACATCGTTCAGGTGTTCGAGGTCGGCACGGCGACGATGATGGCCGCTGAAGGGGGCATCTACCCCGTTCACGAGCTCATGGGTAAGTACGCCGAAGGCTGGAACCCCGACGCCTACCTTCCGGCGGTGATCTCCTACTACGTCTCCGACGAGGGCAACCTTCTCTCACTGCCCTTCAATTCATCGACCCCGGTTCTCTGGTACAACCAGGACGCTCTCGACGAGTTGGGACTCGAGGTGCCCACTACCTGGGAAGAACTCGAAGCGGCCGCCAACACTGCCGTCGAGAACGGCTGGGAGTGCGGCATGACCAGCGCCTGGCAGACCTGGATCCAGCTCGAAAACTTCTCCGCCTGGCACGATCTGCCGTTCGCGACCCTCAACAACGGCTACGGCGGCTTGGGCACGGAGATGGCCATCGACAACGAGGGCGTGATCAACCACATCGCTCAGCTCCAGCGGATGACCGAGAACAACGCCTTCGTGTATCCCGGTCGTGAGAGCGCCGGCGAGCCGATGTTCCTCAACCAGGAGTGCGTCTTCTTCTTCAACTCCTCCGCCGGCTACGGCGCCATCAACACTGGAGCCGACTTCGAGTTCGGGCAAACCATGATGCCGGTAGATACCAGGATCCGTGAGGAGCCGCAGAACTCGATCATCGGCGGCGCTACCCTTTGGGTGCTTCAGGGCCACGAGGAGGAGGAGTACCGCGGCGTAGCCAGGTTCTTCGAGTACCTCTCGACACCAGAGGTGCAGGCCGACTGGCACCAGTTCACCGGTTACGTCCCGATCACCCTCGCGGCCTACGAGCTCTCGCAGGAGCAGGGCTTCTACGAGGAGAACCCGGGAACCGATACCGCCATCAAGCAGCTCACGCTGAACGAACCCACGCCCAACTCGCGCGGTATCCGGCTGGGCAACTTCGTGCAGATCCGGACCGTGATGGACGAGGAGCTCGAGGCCGTCTGGTCGGGCCAGAAGACGCCCGAAGAGGCGATCAACGCGATCGTGCAACGAGGCAACGAACTGCTCCGTCAGTTCGAGCGAGCCAACCGCTGA
- a CDS encoding dipeptidase, whose product MPLESYLARNRERHLEELIEFLRIPSVSADPKHKGDVRRAAEYLKERFDALGFTSEVHDTPGHPLVLAERRVDENAPTVLIYGHYDVQPPDPFDLWEHPPFEPTVTDGRLIARGASDDKGQVYAHLKAVEALLDAQPGTKLNILFLVEGEEEVSSTNLAPFIEANRERLAADIVLISDGAMLGPDQPSLTYGLRGIVYVEVRVKAADRDLHSGAYGGAVPNAINALARMIAGLHDDEGRITVPGFYDDVQPITERERESLAKLPFDEKRFLANVGVKASPGEAGYSVIERIWTRPTLDVNGIGGGFQGEGSKTVIAAQAMAKISCRLVPDQQPRRIFELLREHLRRLAPAGVEVEVRHLNDGPPGVVPLESPALETASQAIEAVWGKSPEFVRTGGSIPVVATFQKELGGDVIMLDMGLETDGAHAPNEHFMLENYFRGIHTSAELLRRLAAD is encoded by the coding sequence ATGCCGTTAGAGTCCTACCTGGCTCGCAACCGTGAGCGCCACCTCGAAGAACTGATCGAATTCCTCCGCATCCCCTCGGTCTCGGCCGACCCGAAGCACAAGGGGGACGTGAGACGGGCCGCGGAGTACCTCAAGGAGCGATTCGACGCGCTCGGCTTCACGAGCGAAGTGCACGACACTCCCGGCCACCCACTGGTCCTGGCCGAACGTCGCGTCGACGAGAACGCTCCCACCGTCCTCATCTACGGCCACTACGACGTGCAGCCGCCCGATCCGTTCGACCTGTGGGAGCACCCGCCGTTCGAGCCGACGGTGACGGACGGCCGACTGATCGCCCGCGGGGCCAGCGACGACAAGGGACAAGTCTACGCCCACCTGAAAGCGGTCGAGGCGCTTCTCGACGCGCAGCCCGGGACGAAGCTCAACATCCTCTTCCTCGTCGAGGGGGAGGAAGAGGTGAGTTCGACGAACCTGGCGCCCTTCATCGAGGCGAACCGTGAACGACTCGCCGCCGATATCGTGCTCATTTCCGACGGGGCCATGCTGGGCCCCGATCAGCCCAGCCTCACCTACGGGCTCAGGGGGATCGTCTACGTGGAGGTCAGGGTGAAGGCGGCCGACCGCGACCTACATTCCGGTGCCTACGGCGGTGCGGTCCCCAACGCCATCAACGCCCTCGCGCGGATGATCGCGGGGTTACACGACGACGAAGGCAGGATCACCGTGCCCGGCTTCTACGACGACGTTCAGCCGATTACCGAACGGGAGCGCGAGTCGTTGGCGAAGTTGCCCTTCGACGAGAAGCGGTTCCTGGCCAACGTGGGCGTGAAAGCCAGCCCGGGCGAAGCCGGCTACAGCGTCATCGAACGGATCTGGACGAGACCGACGCTCGACGTCAACGGCATCGGCGGCGGCTTCCAGGGTGAGGGTTCGAAGACGGTGATCGCTGCTCAGGCGATGGCGAAGATCTCCTGTCGCCTGGTGCCGGACCAGCAGCCGAGGCGGATCTTCGAGCTGCTGAGGGAGCACCTGCGGCGCCTCGCCCCGGCTGGGGTGGAGGTCGAGGTGCGGCATCTCAACGACGGCCCGCCGGGAGTGGTGCCGCTCGAGTCGCCCGCCCTGGAGACCGCCAGCCAGGCGATAGAAGCCGTCTGGGGCAAGAGCCCGGAGTTCGTGCGCACCGGCGGCAGCATCCCCGTGGTCGCGACCTTCCAGAAGGAGCTCGGGGGAGACGTGATCATGCTCGACATGGGCCTCGAGACCGACGGGGCTCACGCTCCCAACGAGCACTTCATGCTGGAGAACTACTTCCGCGGCATCCACACCTCGGCAGAACTGCTGCGGCGACTCGCCGCGGACTAG
- a CDS encoding NAD(P)H-hydrate epimerase, with protein MERTVEAFPQVSWDELPKLSAAQMQQLLMLATGKYGLDSRVLVEHTARNLTELVETFAPDGPVLVVAGRGNNGSGGLAAARILGARGRRVWVVPTHEYENYSGTPREQLELLRHYENVKIKSSLPRMKYGCVIDAAIGTRLEGPPRGRTLDVITVVNNLAGSCPVLSLDAPTGLQADDGAVPGAVLEASMTLAVGLPKQGTKPGGSVGRLFIGDLALPPALFTDMGIEAYRANAFVSEVCL; from the coding sequence ATGGAGCGAACGGTGGAAGCCTTCCCCCAGGTGAGCTGGGACGAACTCCCGAAGCTCTCGGCCGCACAGATGCAGCAGCTTCTGATGCTAGCCACCGGCAAGTACGGGCTGGACAGCAGGGTGCTGGTCGAGCACACCGCCCGCAACCTGACGGAACTGGTCGAGACTTTCGCACCCGACGGCCCCGTACTGGTCGTGGCCGGCCGCGGGAACAACGGCAGCGGAGGCCTGGCAGCAGCCCGGATCCTGGGAGCTCGTGGCCGACGCGTGTGGGTTGTTCCTACCCACGAGTACGAGAACTACTCCGGCACACCTCGAGAACAGCTCGAACTGCTCCGTCACTACGAGAACGTGAAGATCAAGAGCAGCCTGCCGCGCATGAAGTACGGCTGCGTCATCGACGCTGCCATCGGAACCAGGCTCGAAGGCCCCCCACGTGGTCGTACCCTCGACGTCATCACCGTCGTCAACAATCTGGCCGGCAGTTGCCCGGTCCTGTCGCTCGATGCGCCCACGGGCCTCCAGGCCGACGACGGAGCCGTTCCCGGCGCCGTCCTCGAGGCATCGATGACGCTCGCCGTGGGGCTGCCCAAGCAGGGGACGAAGCCCGGCGGTTCGGTCGGGCGGCTCTTCATCGGTGACCTGGCTCTACCACCCGCCCTCTTCACCGACATGGGGATAGAGGCCTACCGAGCCAACGCGTTCGTAAGCGAAGTCTGCCTGTAG
- a CDS encoding DUF4384 domain-containing protein: MLPRPLGSVFARLAFMTALIVTLGGCTVYLTDGETSVRSSVSGRITFGIPLDNVITYFAPTKGEGATYRVGEQIAFDIRTTSDGYITLTSIDPDGYVHTFSRNIFVRGGVTQTIEGPDRRHIFSVDPPRGLLRIRAAFTGSRTDPSRVRYQDQRGEEAWTQSISVDLRDYDTRDVDETYIYVR; the protein is encoded by the coding sequence ATGTTGCCACGACCGCTAGGTTCCGTATTCGCCCGGCTCGCCTTCATGACGGCACTGATCGTCACGCTAGGCGGCTGCACCGTCTACCTCACCGACGGTGAGACCTCGGTACGCTCCTCGGTGAGCGGACGCATCACCTTCGGCATCCCTCTCGACAACGTCATCACCTACTTCGCGCCTACCAAGGGCGAAGGAGCCACCTATCGGGTCGGCGAACAGATAGCTTTCGATATCCGCACCACCAGCGACGGCTACATCACCCTCACCTCGATCGATCCCGACGGCTATGTCCACACGTTCTCACGCAACATCTTCGTCCGTGGCGGTGTGACCCAGACGATAGAAGGTCCGGACCGGAGACACATCTTCAGCGTGGACCCGCCTCGCGGCCTGCTGCGAATCCGTGCGGCGTTCACCGGCAGCCGCACCGACCCCTCACGGGTGCGCTATCAGGATCAGCGCGGTGAAGAGGCGTGGACGCAGAGCATCAGCGTCGATCTGCGCGATTACGACACGCGCGATGTCGACGAGACCTACATCTACGTGCGCTAG